One region of Amphiprion ocellaris isolate individual 3 ecotype Okinawa chromosome 9, ASM2253959v1, whole genome shotgun sequence genomic DNA includes:
- the rxrbb gene encoding retinoic acid receptor RXR-beta-B isoform X2: protein MSSQQPNSSASNSPTNILGSPFSVISPSLNSPVVSPSLGFGPISNSQISSSAPISGMHSISSSEDVKPPFGLRPMPAHSPGIMLSQKRLCVICGDRSSGKHYGVYSCEGCKGFFKRTVRKDLSYTCRDNKECLVDKRQRNRCQYCRYQKCLAMGMKREAVQEERQRNREREGELEFSVGVNDEMPVEKILEAETAVEQKTELHSDGGSAGNSPHDAVTNICQTADKQLFALVEWAKRIPHFSELPLDDQVILLRAGWNELLIASFSHRSIPLKDGVLLASELQREGAHSAGVGAIFDRESVQSAEVGAIFDRVLTELVNKMRDMQMDKTELGCLRAIVLFNPDAKGLSNTSEVELLREKVYASLEAYCKQKYPEQQGRFAKLLLRLPALRSIGLKCLEHLFFFKLIGDTPIDTFLMEMLEAPHQLS from the exons ATGTCCTCACAGCAGCCTAACAGCTCAGCCTCCAACAGCCCCACCAACATCTTGGGTTCTCCTTTTTCAGTCATCAGTCCCTCTCTCAACTCTCCAGTGGTCTCACCCTCTCTGGGCTTTGGACCTATCAGCAACAGCCAG ATCTCTTCTTCAGCACCCATATCAGGGATGCACTCAATCAGCAGCTCAGAAGATGTCAAACCTCCGTTTGGCCTGAGGCCCATGCCAGCTCACAGCCCTGGAATAATGCTGTCTCAGAAACGTCTGTGTGTCATCTGCGGAGACCGCTCCTCTG gCAAACACTACGGAGTGTACAGCTGCGAGGGTTGCAAGGGTTTCTTTAAACGAACTGTGCGCAAAGACCTGAGCTACACTTGCAGGGATAACAAAGAGTGCCTGGTCGACAAGCGCCAGCGCAATCGCTGCCAGTACTGCCGCTACCAGAAGTGCCTAGCCATGGGTATGAAGAGGGAAG CGGTTCAGGAGGAGCGCCAGAGGAACCGAGAGCGTGAAGGAGAGCTGGAGTTCAGTGTCGGAGTGAATGACGAGATGCCTGTAGAGAAGATCCTCGAAGCAGAAACAGCTGTGGAGCAGAAGACCGAGCTTCACTCTGACGGAGGCTCTGCAGGAAACTCG CCCCATGATGCTGTTACCAACATCTGTCAGACTGCAGACAAGCAGCTGTTTGCCTTGGTGGAGTGGGCAAAGAGAATCCCTCATTTCTCTGAGTTGCCCCTTGATGATCAGGTCATTCTTCTGCGTGCAG GGTGGAATGAGCTCCTGATTGCCTCGTTCTCCCATCGCTCCATTCCTCTGAAGGATGGAGTTCTTCTGGCTTCTGAGCTGCAACGTGAAGGCGCACACAGTGCAGGAGTTGGAGCCATTTTTGATAG GGAGAGTGTGCAGAGTGCAGAAGTCGGCGCCATATTTGACAG GGTTCTTACTGAGCTTGTCAATAAAATGAGAGATATGCAAATGGACAAAACAGAGTTGGGTTGCCTCCGAGCCATCGTCCTGTTCAACCCAG ATGCTAAAGGGCTCTCCAACACCAGTGAGGTGGAGCTCCTTAGAGAAAAGGTCTATGCATCATTGGAAGCCTACTGCAAACAGAAATATCCAGAGCAGCAGGGAAG GTTCGCTAAGCTCCTCCTTCGACTGCCAGCACTGCGATCCATTGGCTTGAAGTGCTTGGAGCATCTCTTCTTCTTCAAGCTGATCGGTGACACGCCTATTGACACTTTCCTCATGGAAATGCTTGAGGCTCCCCATCAGTTGTCTTAG
- the LOC111588824 gene encoding macrophage mannose receptor 1: protein MRRASTLTFISVFCSFALGSSDFHLINLKKSYEEAKSYCRERNTDLATIHNSTDMNSLISLVSNSTPRAWIGLEIGHVRKWHWSRPNQKTDFLNWKVGEPKDKAEDACAAMDPDGKWFEDDCGTRRSFVCHGGASGPIFVAETKSWRDAQSHCRGLSSDLVSIQSAEENRAVHNVSASQNVSIGLFKDPWKWSDGSNSSFRFWRRNQPNYNEGQDCVVAVFTAEGRWNDVKCSGKRNFICRGALKSIPAATTTQNSTQGPSTTNQQPTNSSQGVTVTFNFTVTTNNQLNTTDVTTTASTTASVSTTLNTTESVSHGSGTELNTATTETTAQPPPETTVNATTLAAPNGTSAQNTTQSSTPSLHPETLILIQENMTWLEAMSYCREHHIDLVHITTEDIQHKVEEKAKNATTGHVWLGLRYTCNFKFWFWTKSTLGCYQNWVEGEGPNVEYECGVSGAIEATGRQQWVGLNEAEKLNFICYTCAG from the exons ATGAGAAGGGCTTCAACGCTGACTTTTATTTCAG TGTTTTGCTCCTTCGCACTGGGATCTTCCGACTTTCATCTCATTAATCTTAAAAAGTCCTATGAAGAAGCAAAGAGTTATTgtagagagagaaacacagactTAGCAACAATTCACAACTCAACAGATATGAACAGTCTGATCAGTTTAGTTTCAAATTCGACTCCTAGAGCCTGGATAGGACTGGAGATTGGACATGTTAGGAAGTGGCACTGGTCTCGGCCTAAtcaaaaaactgactttttaaacTGGAAAGTGGGAGAACCAAAGGACAAAGCTGAGGATGCATGCGCAGCAATGGATCCAGATGGCAAGTGGTTTGAAGATGACTGTGGAACTAGAAGAAGCTTTGTTTGTCATG GTGGTGCCAGCGGTCCAATCTTTGTTGCCGAGACAAAATCATGGAGGGACGCGCAGAGTCACTGCAGGGGCTTGTCATCTGATCTGGTTAGCATACAATCAGCAGAAGAGAATAGGGCAGTGCATAATGTGTCTGCATCGCAAAATGTGTCAATAGGCCTCTTCAAAGACCCTTGGAAATGGTCGGATGGGAGTAACTCATCATTCCGCTTCTGGAGACGCAATCAGCCCAATTACAACGAGGGTCAGGattgtgttgttgctgtatttacagCTGAAGGCCGGTGGAATGATGTGAAATGCAGTGGAAAACGCAATTTCATTTGTCGTGGGG cactgaaatCAATCCCAGCAGCAACCACCACTCAAAACAGTACACAGGGGCCCAGTACAACAAATCAACAGCCAACAAATTCGAGTCAAGGAGTCACGGTAACATTTAATTTCACCGTTACCACTAACAATCAATTGAACACTACTGATGTTACGACCACAGCTTCAACCACTGCCAGTGTATCGACAACACTAAACACCACAGAATCAGTGTCGCATGGCTCAGGCACTGAGCTCAACACCGCAACTACAGAAACAACAGCACAGCCACCCCCAGAGACTACTGTGAATGCAACCACATTAGCAGCACCGAATGGAACATCAGCccagaacacaacacagtccTCAACTCCAAGTTTGCATCCGG AAACCCTGATACTAATCCAGGAAAACATGACCTGGCTTGAAGCCATGAGTTACTGCAGAGAGCATCATATTGACCTGGTCCATATCACCACCGAAGACATTCAGCACAAAGTGGAAGAAAAGGCAAAGAACGCCACAACAGGCCACGTTTGGTTGGGTCTACGCTACACTTGTAACTTTAAATTTTGGTTCTGGACCAAGTCGACTTTGGGCTGTTACCAGAACTGGGTAGAAGGAGAGGGACCAAATGTGGAATATGAATGTGGTGTCAGTGGCGCCATTGAGGCCACTGGGAGGCAGCAGTGGGTAGGCTTGAATGAGgcagaaaaactgaacttcatcTGCTACACATGTGCTGGATAA
- the rxrbb gene encoding retinoic acid receptor RXR-beta-B isoform X1, whose product MSSQQPNSSASNSPTNILGSPFSVISPSLNSPVVSPSLGFGPISNSQISSSAPISGMHSISSSEDVKPPFGLRPMPAHSPGIMLSQKRLCVICGDRSSGKHYGVYSCEGCKGFFKRTVRKDLSYTCRDNKECLVDKRQRNRCQYCRYQKCLAMGMKREVIKHVKWIKEDGRDEGWMTVQEERQRNREREGELEFSVGVNDEMPVEKILEAETAVEQKTELHSDGGSAGNSPHDAVTNICQTADKQLFALVEWAKRIPHFSELPLDDQVILLRAGWNELLIASFSHRSIPLKDGVLLASELQREGAHSAGVGAIFDRESVQSAEVGAIFDRVLTELVNKMRDMQMDKTELGCLRAIVLFNPDAKGLSNTSEVELLREKVYASLEAYCKQKYPEQQGRFAKLLLRLPALRSIGLKCLEHLFFFKLIGDTPIDTFLMEMLEAPHQLS is encoded by the exons ATGTCCTCACAGCAGCCTAACAGCTCAGCCTCCAACAGCCCCACCAACATCTTGGGTTCTCCTTTTTCAGTCATCAGTCCCTCTCTCAACTCTCCAGTGGTCTCACCCTCTCTGGGCTTTGGACCTATCAGCAACAGCCAG ATCTCTTCTTCAGCACCCATATCAGGGATGCACTCAATCAGCAGCTCAGAAGATGTCAAACCTCCGTTTGGCCTGAGGCCCATGCCAGCTCACAGCCCTGGAATAATGCTGTCTCAGAAACGTCTGTGTGTCATCTGCGGAGACCGCTCCTCTG gCAAACACTACGGAGTGTACAGCTGCGAGGGTTGCAAGGGTTTCTTTAAACGAACTGTGCGCAAAGACCTGAGCTACACTTGCAGGGATAACAAAGAGTGCCTGGTCGACAAGCGCCAGCGCAATCGCTGCCAGTACTGCCGCTACCAGAAGTGCCTAGCCATGGGTATGAAGAGGGAAG tgatcaaacatgtaaagtgGATAAAAGAAGATGGAAGGGATGAGGGATGGATGA CGGTTCAGGAGGAGCGCCAGAGGAACCGAGAGCGTGAAGGAGAGCTGGAGTTCAGTGTCGGAGTGAATGACGAGATGCCTGTAGAGAAGATCCTCGAAGCAGAAACAGCTGTGGAGCAGAAGACCGAGCTTCACTCTGACGGAGGCTCTGCAGGAAACTCG CCCCATGATGCTGTTACCAACATCTGTCAGACTGCAGACAAGCAGCTGTTTGCCTTGGTGGAGTGGGCAAAGAGAATCCCTCATTTCTCTGAGTTGCCCCTTGATGATCAGGTCATTCTTCTGCGTGCAG GGTGGAATGAGCTCCTGATTGCCTCGTTCTCCCATCGCTCCATTCCTCTGAAGGATGGAGTTCTTCTGGCTTCTGAGCTGCAACGTGAAGGCGCACACAGTGCAGGAGTTGGAGCCATTTTTGATAG GGAGAGTGTGCAGAGTGCAGAAGTCGGCGCCATATTTGACAG GGTTCTTACTGAGCTTGTCAATAAAATGAGAGATATGCAAATGGACAAAACAGAGTTGGGTTGCCTCCGAGCCATCGTCCTGTTCAACCCAG ATGCTAAAGGGCTCTCCAACACCAGTGAGGTGGAGCTCCTTAGAGAAAAGGTCTATGCATCATTGGAAGCCTACTGCAAACAGAAATATCCAGAGCAGCAGGGAAG GTTCGCTAAGCTCCTCCTTCGACTGCCAGCACTGCGATCCATTGGCTTGAAGTGCTTGGAGCATCTCTTCTTCTTCAAGCTGATCGGTGACACGCCTATTGACACTTTCCTCATGGAAATGCTTGAGGCTCCCCATCAGTTGTCTTAG